Proteins co-encoded in one Nonlabens agnitus genomic window:
- a CDS encoding outer membrane beta-barrel protein produces the protein MEEEKNIDRLFQKKFQDFKPAAPAGSWDAIESKLDQAKKRPAVLPLWWKLAGVAAVLAVLLSVFVWNSDEVTPVENMALEEAPSSEETELHQGIANEEKQPDNITDQQSNSTDSNPNQTEQSQESVVENTGEDAVAMPSSSKSNGGKSPKTKESTPQNKVTSQAQKDFIAQSEQTREPLYSRANGNDVDPQNAADSKLSSDSFQNSVNENVGDAIAMNQESKVDDVQEKEETELESLEDIAAANTITQQDEPMPRKKWSAATVVAPVYASSLSGSSISDRISRENQNAQTDISYGVAISYAIDSRWSVRTGLHQVNMNYNNQDINYGLNANTLILNNAEAMAIFDPSAVNAPAPAMFSSASSFNQELRNAQILSSFKGEISQQLGYLEMPFEVTYRLVDKKLGVNVLGGFSALFLTDNNVSIVNDSRRLDLGSDENFNSFNQSANFGIGLDYQFSKNIGLTLEPTFKYQLNSLKENTSDFRPYTVGVYTGLMYRF, from the coding sequence ATGGAAGAAGAAAAGAACATAGACCGATTGTTCCAGAAGAAATTCCAGGATTTCAAACCAGCTGCTCCAGCTGGATCTTGGGATGCCATTGAGTCAAAACTGGATCAAGCTAAAAAGCGACCAGCAGTGCTACCTTTATGGTGGAAACTTGCCGGCGTCGCTGCAGTTCTAGCAGTTCTTTTATCTGTATTTGTGTGGAATTCTGACGAGGTTACTCCTGTTGAGAATATGGCTTTAGAAGAGGCACCATCTTCTGAAGAAACAGAACTTCATCAAGGTATTGCTAATGAGGAAAAGCAACCTGATAACATAACAGATCAACAGTCAAACTCCACCGATTCCAATCCAAATCAAACTGAACAGTCTCAAGAAAGTGTAGTAGAGAATACTGGTGAAGATGCAGTCGCCATGCCCAGTAGTAGCAAGTCAAACGGTGGTAAATCTCCCAAAACCAAAGAATCTACGCCACAGAATAAGGTCACTAGTCAGGCGCAAAAAGATTTTATAGCTCAAAGCGAGCAAACTAGAGAACCATTGTATTCAAGGGCAAATGGTAATGATGTTGATCCACAAAATGCTGCTGATTCAAAATTGTCAAGTGATTCATTCCAGAATTCGGTAAATGAAAACGTTGGAGATGCCATCGCGATGAACCAAGAAAGTAAAGTCGATGATGTCCAAGAAAAGGAAGAAACTGAATTAGAAAGTCTGGAAGACATTGCTGCCGCAAATACTATAACCCAACAGGATGAACCAATGCCTAGAAAGAAATGGAGTGCTGCCACCGTTGTCGCACCTGTTTATGCTAGTAGCTTAAGTGGATCATCTATTAGTGATCGCATTTCCAGAGAAAATCAAAACGCCCAAACCGACATAAGTTATGGAGTAGCCATCTCTTATGCGATCGATTCCCGTTGGAGTGTTCGTACCGGCTTACATCAAGTCAACATGAACTACAACAACCAGGATATCAATTATGGTTTGAATGCAAACACCCTAATTCTTAACAATGCAGAAGCCATGGCCATCTTTGACCCTAGCGCCGTCAATGCGCCAGCGCCGGCGATGTTCTCCAGTGCTAGTAGCTTTAATCAGGAGTTGAGAAATGCCCAGATTCTATCCAGTTTTAAAGGCGAGATAAGCCAGCAATTGGGTTATCTGGAAATGCCCTTTGAAGTGACTTATAGGCTGGTAGACAAAAAATTGGGAGTGAATGTTTTGGGTGGTTTTAGTGCGCTGTTTCTCACTGACAATAATGTAAGTATTGTAAACGATAGCCGCAGGTTGGACCTGGGCAGTGATGAAAATTTCAACAGCTTTAACCAGAGTGCCAATTTTGGTATAGGTCTGGACTATCAGTTTTCCAAAAATATTGGACTAACACTAGAGCCTACGTTTAAATATCAGTTGAACTCGTTAAAAGAAAACACAAGTGACTTCAGGCCTTACACCGTTGGTGTATATACTGGTTTGATGTATAGATTTTAA
- a CDS encoding ferredoxin--NADP reductase, which translates to MVFHELRIEQVTKVTSRAVEIIFEIPGSLQEEFRYQAGQYLTLKATIDGNEVRRAYSISSAPDDDQLMVVVKAVDLGVFSNYAMKLRAGDTLEVAPPDGLFIHEKQEKGTFLMVAAGSGITPIMSILKTALAIDADNKVALIYGNQSESQAIYLEQLNDLKDQYGERFTLKYCFSREERQDALFGRITKGNLNYFLKNDCEGFAFAKAYLCGPEEMIQMIQLNLIEKGLLAEENIKFELFTSTESDVEITEDSHLSEITVILDDETHTFTMRRDEVMLDVMLKNDIDAPYSCQGGICSSCIALIEEGDVKMRKNSILTDEEVSDGFTLTCQACPTSAKVNVNFDEV; encoded by the coding sequence ATGGTTTTTCACGAATTACGCATTGAACAAGTCACTAAGGTTACTTCTAGAGCCGTTGAAATTATTTTTGAAATCCCTGGCAGTCTCCAGGAAGAATTCCGATATCAGGCAGGTCAGTATTTGACACTTAAAGCCACGATTGATGGCAATGAGGTGCGTCGCGCTTACTCCATAAGCAGCGCTCCTGACGACGACCAATTAATGGTGGTGGTCAAGGCGGTAGATCTGGGCGTTTTTTCAAATTATGCTATGAAACTGCGAGCTGGCGATACCTTAGAAGTAGCGCCGCCAGATGGGTTGTTCATTCATGAGAAGCAAGAAAAGGGAACCTTTTTGATGGTTGCAGCAGGTAGCGGTATAACGCCTATCATGTCGATCTTGAAAACCGCACTAGCTATCGATGCTGACAATAAAGTAGCATTGATTTATGGGAATCAATCAGAAAGTCAGGCCATTTATCTCGAACAGCTCAATGACCTTAAAGACCAGTACGGTGAGCGATTTACGTTGAAATACTGTTTCAGCCGTGAGGAGCGTCAGGATGCCTTGTTTGGTAGGATAACAAAAGGCAACTTGAACTATTTTTTGAAGAATGATTGTGAAGGGTTCGCTTTCGCGAAAGCGTACTTATGCGGTCCTGAAGAAATGATTCAAATGATCCAACTCAACCTCATAGAAAAGGGATTGCTGGCTGAGGAGAACATCAAATTTGAACTATTCACATCAACTGAAAGTGATGTAGAAATTACCGAGGACAGTCACCTTTCTGAAATTACCGTCATTCTGGATGACGAGACGCACACGTTTACCATGCGACGTGATGAAGTCATGCTGGACGTGATGCTCAAGAATGATATTGATGCACCTTACTCTTGTCAAGGTGGTATTTGCTCCAGCTGTATAGCACTCATTGAGGAAGGTGATGTCAAAATGCGCAAGAACTCCATTTTGACAGATGAGGAAGTCAGCGACGGTTTTACGCTCACTTGTCAGGCTTGTCCTACCAGCGCAAAAGTCAATGTAAACTTTGACGAGGTTTAA
- the trhO gene encoding oxygen-dependent tRNA uridine(34) hydroxylase TrhO, with protein sequence MQLYNKLSAEERRELIREAGKERLTISFYQYARIGNPHLFRNHLFVAFDAQEVLGRIYVAHEGINAQLSIPADRFDEFKDFLDGIYFLENVRLNIAREHDNESFLKLKVKVRHKIVADGLEDETFDVTNKGVHVDAARFNELISDPDTILVDMRNHYESEIGHFQNAWTPDVDTFRDSLPIIEEEIKEHKKDKKLVMYCTGGIRCEKASAYYKHRGFEDVYQLEGGIIEYHRQVTEQGLENKFRGKNFVFDHRLSEKISDEVISNCHQCGNPCDTHTNCANEACHLLFIQCEDCKSKYENTCSTECHEIIQLPYEEQKALRAGKYNSNNIFKKGRSEKLEFKKHKVE encoded by the coding sequence ATGCAACTGTATAACAAATTAAGTGCTGAAGAAAGACGCGAATTGATACGTGAGGCCGGTAAGGAACGGCTCACGATTTCTTTCTATCAGTATGCCCGCATAGGGAATCCACATTTATTTAGAAACCATCTTTTTGTTGCGTTTGACGCGCAAGAAGTGCTGGGTCGCATTTATGTCGCCCATGAAGGGATCAATGCCCAGCTTTCCATTCCAGCAGACCGTTTTGACGAGTTCAAGGATTTTCTGGATGGGATCTATTTCTTGGAAAATGTCCGACTCAACATCGCTAGGGAACACGATAATGAGAGTTTCCTAAAACTAAAAGTCAAGGTGCGCCACAAAATTGTCGCCGATGGATTGGAAGATGAGACTTTTGATGTGACTAATAAAGGTGTGCATGTGGACGCGGCTAGGTTTAACGAGCTTATCTCAGATCCAGATACCATTCTGGTCGATATGCGCAATCATTATGAGAGCGAGATAGGCCATTTCCAGAATGCCTGGACTCCAGATGTAGATACCTTTAGGGATAGTTTGCCGATTATCGAAGAAGAAATCAAGGAGCATAAAAAGGACAAAAAACTGGTGATGTATTGTACGGGCGGCATACGCTGTGAAAAAGCCAGTGCCTACTACAAGCATCGTGGTTTTGAAGATGTGTACCAGCTGGAAGGTGGTATCATCGAGTATCATCGACAGGTAACTGAGCAAGGCTTAGAGAACAAATTCCGTGGGAAGAATTTTGTGTTTGACCACAGGTTGTCAGAGAAAATCAGCGATGAGGTGATATCCAACTGTCACCAGTGCGGTAATCCTTGCGATACGCATACCAACTGTGCGAATGAAGCATGTCATTTATTGTTTATCCAGTGCGAGGATTGTAAATCTAAATATGAGAATACCTGCAGCACAGAATGTCATGAGATCATCCAGCTACCTTATGAAGAGCAAAAAGCATTGCGTGCCGGCAAGTATAACAGCAACAACATTTTTAAAAAAGGAAGATCAGAGAAACTAGAGTTCAAAAAGCATAAGGTTGAGTAG
- a CDS encoding CoA transferase subunit A has product MINRTVASVKEALAGVKSGMTLMVGGFGLSGIPENSIAQLVELGVSDLTCISNNAGVDDFGLGLLLQGKQIKKMISSYVGENDEFERQMLSGELEVELIPQGTLAERCRAAQAGIPAFYTPAGYGTEVAEGKEERVFNDKPHILEHAFKADFAFVKAWKGDTAGNLIFKGTARNFNPVMCGAASITVAEVEELVPAGELDPNQIHIPGIFVKRIFQGEKYEKRIEQRTTRTRD; this is encoded by the coding sequence ATGATTAATAGAACAGTAGCAAGTGTGAAAGAAGCACTAGCTGGCGTAAAGAGTGGTATGACATTGATGGTTGGTGGATTCGGTTTATCAGGGATTCCAGAGAACAGTATTGCCCAATTGGTGGAGTTGGGAGTCAGTGATTTGACCTGTATTTCCAACAATGCTGGAGTCGATGATTTTGGACTAGGGTTGTTATTGCAGGGCAAACAAATCAAGAAAATGATATCGTCTTATGTGGGTGAGAATGATGAGTTTGAGCGCCAGATGCTTAGCGGTGAACTGGAAGTAGAATTGATCCCACAAGGAACGCTGGCCGAGCGTTGCCGCGCCGCACAAGCAGGAATTCCTGCCTTCTACACACCGGCAGGCTACGGAACAGAAGTAGCCGAAGGAAAAGAAGAGCGAGTCTTTAATGACAAACCTCATATTCTAGAGCACGCCTTTAAGGCAGATTTTGCTTTTGTCAAAGCATGGAAAGGAGACACTGCAGGAAACCTTATTTTTAAAGGAACTGCCAGAAATTTCAATCCAGTCATGTGTGGCGCTGCCAGCATTACCGTGGCTGAGGTAGAAGAACTAGTTCCCGCAGGTGAGCTCGACCCCAACCAGATCCACATTCCTGGAATATTTGTCAAACGCATTTTTCAAGGTGAGAAGTATGAAAAGCGTATTGAGCAGAGAACTACGAGGACTCGAGATTGA
- a CDS encoding DNA-processing protein DprA, translating into MDQQELLSLLALKKAPLIGDIMAKKLIRTFGSAAAVFEQPYREIAAIEGIGEKKAQFIKAKDLFQKAENELKFIEENKLKYRVYYNDDYPERLQYCVDGPIIFFENGNINWNNPYTLSIVGTRQITSQGSAFLEKFMADIAPLHPTIISGYAYGVDILAHKLSIEHGLQTVAVMAHGLNQTYPRNHAAHNNDVKKNGGFVTDFWSTDTFDRKNFLGRNRVIAGLSEATVVIESAEKGGSLVTADLASGYNREVFAVPGRVNDKYSSGCNSLIKQSKAHLLTTAADIPYILGWQQNEVAVQKQLFVELDKDERAIYTVLKEQEKELLDIIALQVHMPVHKVASLLMSMELKGVVKPLPGKLFMLT; encoded by the coding sequence ATGGATCAACAAGAGCTGCTCTCACTTCTTGCCTTAAAAAAGGCACCACTTATAGGCGATATCATGGCCAAAAAGTTGATTAGGACTTTTGGCAGTGCGGCAGCAGTCTTTGAACAACCTTACCGTGAAATTGCCGCCATCGAAGGCATAGGTGAGAAAAAAGCCCAATTTATCAAAGCAAAAGACCTTTTCCAAAAGGCAGAAAACGAGCTCAAGTTTATTGAAGAAAACAAGCTCAAGTATAGGGTTTACTATAATGACGACTATCCAGAGCGATTGCAGTATTGCGTTGATGGACCTATCATCTTCTTTGAAAACGGAAACATCAACTGGAACAATCCATACACCTTAAGTATTGTCGGTACACGCCAGATTACCAGTCAAGGCAGCGCTTTTCTGGAAAAATTCATGGCAGATATTGCTCCGCTCCATCCTACCATTATTAGTGGTTATGCATATGGTGTAGATATTCTGGCACATAAACTTTCTATCGAGCATGGCCTGCAAACTGTGGCAGTCATGGCGCATGGGCTGAATCAGACCTATCCTCGCAACCACGCCGCACACAATAATGATGTCAAGAAAAACGGCGGTTTTGTTACTGACTTTTGGAGTACGGACACTTTTGATCGTAAAAACTTTTTGGGTCGCAACCGTGTTATTGCTGGATTGAGTGAAGCGACTGTGGTCATTGAAAGTGCAGAAAAAGGAGGCTCTCTGGTCACTGCAGACCTGGCCAGCGGATACAATCGAGAGGTTTTTGCTGTTCCAGGCCGAGTGAATGATAAATATTCTTCAGGTTGTAATAGTCTGATCAAACAAAGTAAGGCACACTTACTTACGACCGCAGCAGATATACCATATATACTAGGCTGGCAACAAAATGAAGTGGCCGTTCAAAAGCAGTTATTTGTGGAACTGGACAAAGACGAAAGAGCCATCTATACCGTACTCAAAGAACAAGAAAAGGAATTGCTAGATATTATTGCGCTACAGGTGCACATGCCGGTTCATAAAGTAGCCTCTTTGCTGATGTCCATGGAGCTTAAAGGTGTGGTGAAGCCATTGCCAGGCAAGCTGTTTATGTTGACCTGA
- a CDS encoding peptidoglycan DD-metalloendopeptidase family protein, whose protein sequence is MAFKNLLDPRYASQDYFPMDLSVHNPYWDKNDVSDIAVMEKYLEDHRHQTGRFVAHGGYKEQRALYRKSARFQDGAVRDVHMGIDLWAPAGTSVHAIMDGKIHSFADNDDAGNYGPTLILEHDYNDGKLYSLYGHLSKSDMQAWKIGVRFRESEQIATLGTPQENGGYSPHLHFQLMTTMQEYRGDFPGVLAEGDLKAFEKIILDPNPFIFG, encoded by the coding sequence ATGGCATTCAAAAACCTTCTCGATCCACGATATGCATCTCAGGACTATTTCCCTATGGATCTCTCCGTGCACAACCCATATTGGGACAAAAACGATGTGAGTGATATTGCCGTGATGGAAAAATATCTTGAGGATCATCGCCATCAAACAGGCAGATTTGTTGCTCACGGCGGCTACAAAGAACAGCGAGCACTGTATCGCAAATCTGCGAGATTTCAGGATGGTGCGGTGCGCGACGTCCATATGGGAATTGACCTATGGGCACCTGCTGGCACTAGTGTTCACGCGATTATGGATGGAAAAATCCATTCTTTTGCAGATAATGATGACGCTGGGAATTATGGACCAACACTAATTTTAGAGCACGATTACAATGATGGCAAGTTGTACAGTCTTTATGGCCACCTTTCTAAATCTGATATGCAAGCGTGGAAAATTGGAGTTCGCTTTCGCGAAAGCGAACAAATTGCAACTCTAGGCACACCACAAGAAAACGGCGGTTACTCGCCACATCTACATTTTCAATTGATGACTACCATGCAGGAGTATCGCGGTGATTTTCCTGGAGTTCTTGCCGAAGGCGATCTCAAGGCTTTTGAAAAAATCATTCTGGATCCTAATCCTTTTATTTTTGGGTAA
- a CDS encoding CoA transferase subunit B: MLDKIGIAKRIAQEVKDGYYVNLGIGIPTLVANYVPEGIDVEFQSENGVLGMGPFPFEGEEDADVINAGKQTITTLPGASFFDSATSFGMIRGQHVDLTILGAMEVAENGDIANWKIPGKMVKGMGGAMDLVASAENIIVAMMHTNRAGESKLLKKCSLPLTGVNCITKVVSNMAVIEITDQGFKLLERAPGVTVQEIQAATEGTLIIEGDIPEMVI; encoded by the coding sequence ATGTTAGATAAAATAGGCATCGCAAAAAGAATCGCGCAAGAAGTGAAAGACGGTTACTACGTCAATCTAGGTATTGGTATACCAACTCTAGTGGCAAACTATGTTCCAGAAGGTATCGATGTAGAGTTCCAGTCAGAAAACGGCGTGTTGGGAATGGGACCTTTTCCCTTTGAAGGTGAGGAAGATGCAGATGTCATCAACGCAGGAAAGCAAACCATCACCACATTACCAGGCGCAAGTTTCTTTGACAGCGCAACCAGTTTTGGGATGATACGTGGTCAGCATGTTGACCTCACCATTTTGGGCGCCATGGAGGTAGCCGAAAATGGTGATATCGCCAACTGGAAAATACCTGGTAAAATGGTCAAGGGAATGGGCGGTGCCATGGATCTTGTCGCCAGCGCAGAAAATATCATTGTTGCCATGATGCATACCAATCGCGCCGGCGAGTCAAAGCTGCTTAAAAAATGTAGCTTACCGCTTACAGGTGTCAATTGTATCACTAAAGTTGTTTCTAATATGGCCGTCATTGAAATAACAGACCAAGGTTTCAAACTGCTGGAAAGAGCACCTGGCGTCACCGTTCAGGAGATTCAAGCAGCTACCGAAGGTACACTTATCATAGAAGGCGACATCCCAGAAATGGTCATCTAA
- the trpS gene encoding tryptophan--tRNA ligase: MARVLTGIQSTGIPHLGNLLGAILPAIEMASQPDNDSFLFIADFHSLTQIKDGETLRENTYATAAAWMACGLDSSRTTFYRQSDVPQVTELNWYLNCFYPYQRLTLAHSFKDKSDRLNDVNAGLFTYPMLMAADILLYDAQVVPVGKDQLQHLEMARDVAGRFNNQMGDTLIEPQAKIQENTMYVPGTDGEKMSKSRGNLINIFLPEKQLKKQVMSIETDSTPLEEPKDPDTCNVFAIYKLIATAQQTAEMREKYEAGNYGYGHAKKALFELILFKFGKNRERFEHYMSNKHEIDAALKEGAAKAKLVADDVLSRVREKLGY; the protein is encoded by the coding sequence ATGGCTAGAGTACTTACGGGAATACAATCTACGGGAATACCACATTTAGGGAATTTATTGGGCGCCATCTTGCCAGCGATAGAAATGGCCTCACAACCTGATAATGATTCCTTCCTGTTCATTGCAGATTTTCATTCCTTGACGCAAATCAAGGATGGCGAGACTTTGCGAGAAAACACGTATGCCACAGCTGCTGCCTGGATGGCTTGTGGACTGGATTCTAGTCGTACCACTTTTTATAGACAAAGTGATGTCCCACAAGTCACAGAGCTTAACTGGTATCTTAATTGCTTTTATCCCTATCAACGGTTGACACTGGCTCACAGTTTCAAGGATAAATCAGACCGATTGAATGATGTGAATGCTGGATTATTCACCTATCCTATGTTAATGGCAGCAGACATCTTGTTGTACGACGCTCAAGTTGTGCCTGTGGGAAAAGACCAACTGCAGCATCTTGAAATGGCCCGCGATGTGGCAGGACGTTTTAATAATCAAATGGGCGATACGCTTATAGAGCCTCAAGCCAAAATCCAAGAGAATACGATGTATGTTCCAGGAACAGATGGTGAGAAAATGAGTAAATCCCGTGGTAATTTGATTAATATCTTTTTACCTGAAAAGCAGTTGAAAAAACAAGTCATGTCCATAGAAACGGATAGCACGCCGCTGGAAGAGCCTAAAGATCCAGACACCTGTAACGTTTTTGCGATTTACAAACTGATTGCTACGGCCCAGCAAACCGCAGAAATGCGTGAAAAATATGAAGCTGGAAATTACGGTTATGGACATGCTAAAAAAGCACTGTTTGAATTGATCTTGTTCAAATTTGGAAAGAATCGGGAACGTTTTGAGCACTATATGTCCAATAAACATGAAATAGATGCTGCTCTCAAAGAAGGTGCGGCAAAAGCTAAACTTGTTGCGGACGACGTGCTTTCCAGAGTTCGTGAAAAGTTGGGCTATTAA
- a CDS encoding RNA polymerase sigma factor — MVQQQILEGCRKGDRKSQRALYDQYAASLYGCCLKYASNAQEAQDILQDSFITIFEKIQQFKNEGSLEGWCKRIAINTALQRYRGAKVYLLEDEQQLVEEMPEVEYLEQLGLEDLLAMVQQLPDRYRMVFSLYALDGFSHQEIAELMDISEGTSKSNLSRARASLQQMVQAWRRKMNSDAV; from the coding sequence GTGGTACAACAACAAATTCTTGAGGGATGTAGGAAAGGAGATCGTAAGTCGCAGCGGGCGCTTTACGATCAATATGCTGCTTCCTTATACGGATGTTGTTTAAAATACGCTTCTAACGCGCAGGAAGCTCAAGATATATTACAAGATAGTTTTATAACCATTTTTGAAAAGATCCAGCAATTCAAGAATGAAGGATCTTTAGAAGGATGGTGCAAACGAATTGCTATTAATACTGCTTTGCAGCGCTATCGAGGCGCCAAAGTATACTTGTTGGAAGACGAGCAGCAATTAGTGGAAGAAATGCCTGAGGTCGAGTATTTGGAACAATTAGGGCTGGAAGACTTATTAGCGATGGTACAACAGTTGCCTGATAGATATAGAATGGTTTTTTCTCTTTATGCATTAGATGGATTTAGTCATCAAGAAATTGCAGAGTTAATGGACATAAGCGAAGGAACCTCCAAGTCCAATTTGTCCAGAGCCAGGGCTAGCTTACAACAAATGGTACAGGCGTGGCGCAGAAAAATGAATAGTGACGCCGTATAA
- the recA gene encoding recombinase RecA, with protein MADDKEKAAKEKALKLTLDKLDKAYGKGTVMKMGDRQVVDVEAISTGSLALNAALGVGGYPRGRVIEIYGPESSGKTTLTLHAIAEAQKAGGIAAFIDAEHAFDRFYAEKLGVDLENLIISQPDHGEQALEITENLIRSGAIDIIVIDSVAALTPKSEIEGEMGDSKMGLHARLMSQALRKLTGTISKTNCTVIFINQLREKIGVMFGNPETTTGGNALKFYASVRLDIRRSTQIKNTDGSVQGNKTRVKVVKNKVAPPFRTAEFDILYGEGISKIGEVIDLGVDYEIINKAGSWFSYGDTKLGQGRDSVKNILMDNPDLMDELEVKIMESIKLASS; from the coding sequence ATGGCAGACGATAAAGAAAAAGCAGCAAAGGAGAAAGCGCTCAAATTGACGCTGGACAAGCTGGATAAGGCATACGGGAAAGGTACGGTAATGAAAATGGGCGACCGCCAGGTGGTTGATGTAGAGGCGATCTCTACAGGTTCACTGGCGTTGAATGCAGCTCTAGGTGTAGGCGGCTATCCACGTGGCCGTGTGATTGAAATCTATGGACCAGAATCTTCTGGTAAAACAACATTGACGCTACACGCTATTGCCGAGGCGCAAAAGGCTGGTGGTATCGCTGCGTTTATTGACGCAGAACACGCTTTTGACCGATTCTATGCAGAAAAGCTGGGCGTTGATCTGGAAAACCTGATCATTTCACAGCCAGATCATGGGGAACAAGCTCTTGAAATTACTGAGAACCTAATACGCTCTGGAGCGATCGATATTATCGTGATTGACTCGGTTGCTGCATTGACTCCTAAAAGTGAGATTGAAGGTGAGATGGGTGATTCTAAAATGGGACTGCATGCTCGTTTGATGTCTCAGGCCTTGAGAAAATTGACGGGTACCATTTCTAAGACGAACTGTACCGTGATTTTCATCAACCAGTTGCGTGAGAAGATAGGTGTGATGTTCGGTAATCCAGAGACGACTACTGGTGGTAACGCGTTGAAGTTTTATGCATCGGTACGACTGGACATAAGAAGATCCACCCAAATTAAAAACACTGATGGTAGCGTTCAAGGGAACAAGACTCGTGTCAAGGTGGTGAAGAATAAGGTGGCGCCGCCATTCCGTACGGCAGAGTTTGATATCTTGTACGGTGAAGGAATTTCCAAAATAGGTGAGGTCATCGATCTAGGTGTTGATTATGAAATTATCAACAAGGCCGGTAGCTGGTTTTCTTATGGAGATACTAAACTAGGTCAAGGTCGCGACAGCGTTAAAAACATCCTGATGGATAATCCAGACTTGATGGACGAACTGGAAGTGAAAATCATGGAATCCATCAAGCTCGCAAGCAGCTAG
- a CDS encoding four helix bundle protein: protein MRNFNSNPIVNMTFNFSLDIIEFVQKLKAQKDWDLASQLFRSGTSIGANVWEAQNAESPKDFIHKFKISAKESDETEYWMEICKASKHLPTPDEKLFKDRDSISKVLSKIIGTTKRNMNNG, encoded by the coding sequence ATGAGGAATTTTAACAGCAATCCTATTGTAAATATGACTTTCAATTTTTCTTTAGACATTATTGAATTTGTACAGAAATTGAAAGCACAAAAAGATTGGGATCTTGCCTCACAATTGTTCAGATCTGGTACAAGTATAGGAGCAAATGTTTGGGAAGCACAAAACGCTGAGAGCCCCAAAGATTTCATTCATAAATTCAAGATCTCAGCTAAGGAGTCTGATGAAACAGAATATTGGATGGAAATATGTAAAGCTTCCAAACACCTTCCAACTCCTGACGAGAAGTTGTTTAAAGACCGTGATTCAATTTCAAAAGTATTATCAAAGATCATTGGCACCACTAAAAGAAATATGAATAATGGATGA
- a CDS encoding lysophospholipid acyltransferase family protein: MEWIRYIVMPLYRVWFYVLLAIPILVMFPFLVLATISEKTYGIFFKMAQAWAAFVIYGMFWWPQIYRDAHMQKGQSYMLVANHTSMADIMLMLLAAKNPFVFVGKAELSKIPIFGFFYKRTCILVDRGDPQSRKAVFESASRRLDDGVGICIFPEGGVPSDRSILLDHFKDGAFRLAIEHQIPVVPMSFYDNKKRFPFSFFNGSPGRMRARTHEIQQTAGLQLPRDKVRFRESVRNIIYEDLVRQQNS, encoded by the coding sequence ATGGAATGGATACGATATATTGTAATGCCTCTTTATAGAGTTTGGTTTTATGTGCTACTCGCCATTCCTATTTTGGTCATGTTTCCGTTTCTGGTGTTGGCGACTATTTCAGAGAAAACCTACGGTATCTTTTTCAAGATGGCTCAAGCATGGGCTGCGTTTGTTATCTATGGGATGTTCTGGTGGCCACAAATATATAGGGATGCTCACATGCAGAAGGGACAAAGCTATATGCTGGTGGCCAACCATACGAGCATGGCAGACATCATGCTCATGCTGCTGGCAGCAAAAAACCCCTTTGTTTTTGTAGGTAAAGCAGAGCTTTCTAAAATCCCCATTTTTGGTTTCTTCTATAAGCGCACGTGTATTCTTGTAGATCGCGGTGACCCGCAAAGCCGCAAGGCCGTTTTTGAAAGCGCCAGCCGCAGACTGGATGATGGTGTTGGAATATGTATTTTTCCAGAAGGTGGCGTGCCGTCAGACCGGTCGATACTGCTGGATCATTTCAAGGATGGTGCCTTTAGACTGGCCATAGAGCACCAAATTCCCGTAGTTCCCATGAGTTTTTATGACAACAAGAAGCGTTTTCCGTTCTCCTTTTTTAATGGATCACCGGGACGCATGCGTGCAAGAACCCATGAGATCCAACAAACTGCCGGCTTGCAGTTGCCTAGAGATAAAGTTCGCTTTCGCGAAAGCGTAAGAAATATCATCTATGAAGATCTTGTCAGGCAACAGAATTCCTAA